A single window of Paenibacillus sp. FSL H8-0537 DNA harbors:
- a CDS encoding biotin-dependent carboxyltransferase family protein: MGIRIKHAGLLTTVQDRGRPGYRQQGIIAGGAMDDFALRTANLLVGNEAGAAVLEATLIGPKLIFEQDALIAICGGNLSPAVQGAAVPLWRPVYIKAGNELSFGACQAGARAYIAAAGGIDVPLVMGSRSTYTRAAIGGFAGRALKAGDVLAIGEGASETLFYWEQEAEDRQDAAPFFATSWSIGSEGRPFYRKNPVIRFVPGRHFDAFTEGSRKHFLQSDFRISTQSDRMGYRLEGPRLGTAAALEPISEAVSMGTIQVPAGGSPIILMADHQTIGGYPKIAQVATVDLPLLAQAKPGETIRFQQITRQKSEELYIKHELQMQRLSMFIEIRYREER, encoded by the coding sequence ATGGGCATTCGAATCAAACATGCAGGTCTCCTCACGACCGTGCAGGATCGGGGACGTCCCGGATATAGGCAGCAGGGCATTATTGCAGGCGGGGCGATGGATGATTTTGCGCTTCGCACCGCTAATTTGCTCGTTGGAAATGAGGCGGGAGCAGCGGTGCTGGAAGCTACGCTCATCGGCCCGAAGCTGATTTTTGAGCAGGATGCATTAATCGCTATATGCGGGGGCAATCTGTCGCCTGCCGTGCAAGGAGCAGCCGTACCGCTGTGGCGGCCGGTGTACATAAAAGCAGGGAATGAGCTGTCGTTCGGAGCTTGCCAGGCGGGCGCCCGCGCTTATATAGCAGCGGCTGGAGGCATTGATGTCCCGCTAGTTATGGGGAGCAGGAGCACGTACACGCGTGCGGCGATAGGCGGCTTTGCAGGTCGTGCGTTGAAAGCGGGCGATGTGCTGGCGATTGGAGAAGGTGCGTCGGAAACGCTGTTTTATTGGGAGCAGGAAGCTGAAGACAGGCAGGACGCCGCGCCTTTTTTTGCAACCAGCTGGTCGATTGGCTCAGAGGGACGTCCCTTTTATCGGAAAAATCCGGTCATTCGCTTCGTGCCGGGACGGCATTTTGATGCGTTTACCGAAGGGAGCAGGAAGCATTTTTTGCAGAGTGATTTCCGAATTTCGACGCAATCGGATCGGATGGGCTATCGGCTGGAAGGGCCGCGTCTTGGAACAGCAGCAGCGCTGGAGCCTATTTCTGAGGCGGTATCCATGGGGACCATTCAGGTTCCTGCTGGCGGCAGCCCGATTATTTTGATGGCGGACCACCAGACGATTGGCGGCTATCCGAAAATCGCCCAAGTTGCCACGGTAGATTTGCCGCTGCTTGCGCAAGCAAAACCGGGAGAGACAATTAGATTCCAGCAAATTACACGGCAAAAATCGGAAGAGCTTTACATCAAGCACGAGCTTCAAATGCAGCGTCTCTCCATGTTTATTGAAATACGCTATAGAGAGGAGAGGTAG
- the pxpB gene encoding 5-oxoprolinase subunit PxpB, with the protein MSIAPVNPVFEVKLSPLGDTAIIVELGSAIDRKTHERVQALRTYLQREPFPGFIELVPAYATLTIFYDPMKLLAPLAENNWNLQAEAAASPYEWVCQLLTDMVSKLEDEQAAAPRIVTLPVCYGGELGPDLAAVAEHSGLSEKEVIALHAAQPYLVHMVGFAPGFPYLGGLPGRIATPRRSMPRLRIEPGSVGIGGNQTGVYPIVSPGGWQIIGRTPLALFRPSHEQPSLLQAGDQIYFEPISYEAFMAWEEQA; encoded by the coding sequence GTGTCTATTGCTCCTGTCAATCCAGTCTTTGAAGTAAAGCTGTCGCCTCTTGGAGATACGGCGATTATTGTAGAGCTCGGCAGCGCGATTGACCGTAAGACGCATGAGCGCGTGCAAGCACTCCGTACTTATTTGCAGCGCGAGCCATTTCCTGGCTTCATTGAGCTTGTTCCGGCTTATGCAACGCTGACGATTTTTTATGATCCAATGAAGCTGCTGGCTCCGCTAGCCGAAAACAACTGGAATTTGCAAGCTGAAGCGGCTGCATCTCCTTATGAATGGGTATGCCAGCTGCTCACGGACATGGTCAGCAAGCTGGAAGACGAGCAGGCTGCTGCTCCGCGAATCGTAACCCTGCCCGTCTGCTACGGCGGAGAGCTGGGACCGGATCTTGCAGCGGTTGCGGAACATAGCGGACTTTCAGAAAAAGAGGTCATCGCCTTGCATGCGGCGCAGCCTTATCTCGTACATATGGTTGGTTTTGCACCTGGTTTTCCTTATTTGGGTGGCTTGCCTGGGCGAATCGCGACACCTCGGCGGAGCATGCCCCGCTTGCGTATTGAGCCAGGCAGCGTAGGTATCGGCGGCAATCAGACGGGTGTCTATCCTATCGTCTCCCCTGGCGGATGGCAAATTATCGGGCGTACGCCGCTCGCGCTGTTCCGTCCGTCACATGAGCAGCCGAGCTTATTGCAGGCGGGAGATCAGATTTATTTTGAGCCAATTAGCTATGAGGCATTTATGGCATGGGAGGAGCAGGCATAA